The DNA region CGCATCTGCGCACCGTCTCGGATTTCGACTATCGCACCTATTTGCCGCGGCTCTGAAATTTTCAGCGGCCGGTTTACGCGGCGGGCTCGCGGCGTTCATCGGCATTCACCTGCGCGGCGAGACCCTGTTTGACAAGAACCTTCAACTCGCCCGGATGCAGCCGGATCGAGACGTCGCGTTCGAGCGGCAGCAGCTCGCCGTCCATGACGCAATTGGCCTTGGAGCGCAACTTCGGGAAATGGAGCTGCACCTCGGCCGGGTGCATCACCATGACATCGGCGTTCTCGCGGACCTTGCCGCGCAGCATGTCGACGGCAAGGCGGGCGACACCGAGGGGTTTTAGCGGATTTGCAGTATAAAAGCCGAGTTCGCCGCTTCTCAGATTGTCGGCGTAGAGCAGCGGATTCTCGCCGAAGGGATTGTTGGAGACCGAAATCGCCGACACCCTGCGGCGTTCGCGCATGCCGGCCGCCTGGAACTCGACCTCGAATTCCGGCGGATTGAAGATGACGCCCAAGGCCGCTTTCGTGCTCGCCCGTATTTTGCCCAATCGGGAGCGATAGCTGTAGGCGTTGCGGTAGCGAACCATCCGAGCATGCAGACCGGCGGAAAACTGGTGAATGAAGGGCCGGCCGTTGGCGCTGGCAATATCGACATTATCGATCTCGCCGGAGGCAAGCACATCGAGCGCCTGCCAGATATCGAGCGGCACGCGCAGCGAGCGGGCAAAGAGGTTCATCGTGCCGGCGGGTACGACGCCGAGCGCGACGCCGTTTTTCCAGGCGATCGATGCCGCCGCCGAAATCGTTCCATCGCCGCCGCCGGCCACGATCCCGTCGATATCGTCGCGCTTGGCCGCCCGCTCCATGGCGGGAATGATCTCCTTTCCGGAGAAGACGATGGCGTCGAAATCGTGCCCGGCGTCGCGGAATGCTTCTTCCGCCCTCTTTTCGTAGGCCAGCATGTCGGTGGTCCGGAAGGTGCCACCGTCGCGATTGAAAAAGCCTACAAACTTCATAAGGGCTCCCGTCCCTGGCGCGGAAACAATACTGCCTTTGCTCCTGAGATGGTTGCGGTATCGGCGATTTCAAGCGCGGCCGCTTTTCCTAAGAAGCAGCTGAAATGCAAATATTGCAACTGACATATGCACATAGCAGGACGCTGCACTGCAGAAAACGCACTCGACGCCAGCCGATGCGTTCGGGATAGATGAGGAATATCGGAGATACGTATCTCCGCCTCCCGCCATTCGAATGATCGGCCCGCAGCCGCGCTTGCGCCAGCGGCCATCGCCAAGCCAAAACCGCATCGAGGAACTCTCGTGAGTGAGATTACCGTCAATGATTCCATCGACAGCCAGGATGAAGCGCTGCCGTCGGCAACGACCGTGGCGCTGGTGCAACTGGCGCTCGCCTGCGGCGGCTTCGGCATCGGCACCGGCGAATTCGCGATCATGGGGCTCTTGCCCAATGTCGCCGCCACCTTCTCGGTGACGACGCCGCAGGCCGGCTACGTCATCAGCGCCTATGCGCTCGGTGTCGTCGTAGGCGCGCCCGTCATCGCCGTGCTCGCGGCGAAAATGGCACGCCGCACGCTGCTGCTGACACTGATGCTGATTTTTGCCGCCGGCAATATATCAAGCGCCATGGCGCCGACCTTCGAGACTTTCACCCTGCTGCGCTTCGTCAGCGGCCTGCCGCATGGCGCCTATTTCGGCGTGGCGGCGCTTGTCGCCGCCTCGATGGTGCCGGTGCATCGGCGCGCCCGAGCGGTCGGCCGCGTCATGCTCGGCCTGACGGTTGCGACACTTCTCGGCACGCCCTTGACGACATTTTTCGGACAGTCGCTCGACTGGCAGGTGGCGTTTTTCTCCGTCGGCGTGCTCGGCCTGCTGACGGTGACGCTGATCTGGTTCTACGTGCCCAAGGACCGGGTTTCCGAAGAAGCGAGTTTCGCACGCGAACTCGGCGCCTTCCGCCGACCGCAGGTCTGGCTGACGCTCGGGATTGCTGCCGTCGGCTATGGCGGTATGTTCGCCATGTTCAGCTATATCGCCTCGACGACGACCGAAGTGGCGATGTTGCCGGAAACGGCCGTTCCGATCATGCTGGTGCTCTTCGGCGTCGGCATGAATGCCGGCAATTTCATCGGCTCGTGGCTCGCCGACAAGTCGCTGCTCGGAACGATCGGCGGCTCGCTCGTCTATAATATCGTCGTGCTGACCACCTTCTCGCTGACCGCCGCCAACCCCTATATGCTCGGCCTTTCGGTCTTCCTCGTCGGCTGCGGTTTTGCCGCCGGCCCGGCGCTGCAGACGCGGCTGATGGATGTCGCCGCCGATGCGCAGACGCTGGCCGCAGCTTCCAACCATTCCGCCTTCAACATCGCCAATGCGATCGGCGCCTGGCTCGGCGGCCTCGTCATCGCCTCGGGTTACGGCTTTGCGGCCACCGGCTATGTCGGCGCGGCACTCTCCTTCCTCGGCCTCTTCGTCTTCGCAGCCTCAGCCCGCCTGGAGAGCCGCACCCGCAGCACGCAGGCGGCGTGACCGATCTTCGCTGCAACGCGTGCAGGTGCGACATTCTGGCGTTAAGCATTTAGCCGGCTTGACTTTTTCCGCGTTCGGCACCACGTAGCATGCACGTGGACGGCACCTGTCAGCCACGGATTTCAACGGAGTCATCTTAGCGATGCCAAGCGACAGTAGCAGTCGATTGCCTTTGCCGTACGCGGCCGCCCTCGTGCGCTGACCGACTCCTGTCGGCTCGCCCGATCGGACGCTACGGCGGATCGACGGAAAGGCGAGCCTCATGAATATCAATCGCTTCCCTCTTCGGGCAGGCCATGCCGCCCGTGCCTTCATCAACAATAGCCGCGGCGCCACGATCGCCGAACGCGTCGACGCGTTGAACGCGCTTAGCATCCAGGACGCCGGACGGGTGCTGTCCGGCATGCCGCTCGACTATGCCGTCAACATCCTCGACCGGCCGGAGCTTCGCAACGCCGCACAGATCCTGGCGCTGATCAGCGCCGAGGACGCCGCACGGCTGCTGCATGGCATGTCCAACGACCGCGTCGCCGACGTGCTGCTCGAACTCGACGGCGAGACCCGCGCCCGGCTGTTCTCCAGCCTCGACGAGCCGGTGCGCGTCTCTATCCAGCATCTGATGGGCTATCCGCCGCGCACGGCCGGCAGCATCATGACGACGGAATTCGTCAGCGTGCCGGATAGCTGGACCGTTGCCCAGACGCTCGATCATGTGCGCCAGGTCGAACGTTCGCGCGAAACCGTCTACGCCATCTACGTGCTCGACGAGGTCAGCCATGCGCTGATGCACGTGGTGACGCTGCGTCGCCTGATCACCGGCGAGCCGGATGCCTCCATCCTCACTGTCGCTCAAAAAGGCGCTCCGGTTTCGGCCGATCCGCTGATGAAGCAGGAGGACGTCGCCCGGCTGATCCGCAAGCACGACCTGCTCGCCTTGCCTGTCATCGACGAACATGGGCAGGTGCTCGGCATTGTCACCGTCGACGACGTGATCGACACGATGATATCGGACACCACGGAAGCGGCCCAGAGGTTCGGCGGCATGGAGGCGCTCGGCCAGCCCTACATGAAGATCGGCTTTGCCGGCATGATCCGCAAGCGCGCAGGCTGGCTCGCCGCCCTCTTCCTCGGCGAGATGCTGACGGCGAGCGCCATGCAGCACTTCGAAGGCGAGCTGGAAAAGGCCGTCGTGCTGACCCTGTTCATCCCACTGATCATGAGCTCCGGCGGCAATTCCGGTTCGCAGGCGACCTCGCTGATCATCCGCGCCCTTGCACTCGGCGAGCTGAAGCTTTCGGACTGGTGGAAGGTGCTGTTCCGCGAATTGCCGACCGGCATCGTGCTCGGCGCGATCCTCGGCCTCGTCGGCTTCATCCGCATCGTTTTCTGGCAGTCAGCCGGGCTCTATGATTACGGCCCGCATTGGCAGATGGTCGCCATCACGGTGTTTGCCGCCCTGATCGGAATCGTCACCTTCGGCTCGATCTGCGGCTCGATGCTGCCCTTCATGCTGCAGAAGTTGCGGCTCGATCCGGCCAGCGCCTCGGCCCCCTTCGTCGCCACGCTGGTCGACGTCACCGGACTTGTCATCTACTTCTCGGTGGCGCTGCTTATCCTCAGTGGGACGCTGCTGTAGAGCAAAAAGCCCCTCATCCTAGCCCTCCCCGTTCTGACGCGGAGGGGGGACGTGCCTTGCGAGAGGCCTATGGAGGCTGAGAGGTCGCGACCTATCCCCTTCTCCCCGCGTGCGGGGGAGAAGGTGCCGGCAGGCGGATGAGGGGGCGGGCTCGAGGTCCGAGCAGAGAAAAAAGTATTGTTCGTCAACAAACTGCCAGCAAACCGAGGGAAATTATCTCACCTCTGGCAGCTTCAGCGGCCCATGCGTCTTGATGCTGCGGATGGCGAAGTTCGAGCGGATGTCGCTGACATTCGGCAAGGTCAACAGCGTGTCCGTCAGAAGTCGTTCATAGGCAGCGAGATCCTCCACCACCACTTCTGCCAGAAAGTCGGCGGTACCCGAAATCAGGAAACACGAGACGATCTCGGGGATGGCGAGCAGCGCCTTCTGCTGCGCCTCGGAATTTTCGCGGCTGTGATGCACCACCTTGAACTCGACGAAGACCGTCAGGCCGAGACCGACCTCCTTGCGGTCGATATCGGCGGTGTAGCCGCGGATGATACCGGAGCGTTCGAGATTACGAATGCGGCGCAGGCAGGGTGACGGTGAGAGATTCACCTTCTCGGCGATCTCGACATTGGTGGCGCGGGCATCCTCCTGCAGGCATTTCAGGATGGCAATATCGAATTTATCGAGATTTGGCATTTCCGCGATATCCATAGGCATAATTTGGCAGAAGATTGCGTGTACCACGATTTTCAAGCCACAGATAGCAAGGACATGCCCCAGCCTCCGGCGCTAATCTCTTCCTCAACCGGACAAGATCCGGATGGAGGAAAGGATTGGAACGATGAGCACGATCGCATTTTCAAACGACAAGTCACCTTCGCAGACGCTCGGTTATGCCGCCGGCAGCATCACCGTCTTGATCTGGGCGACCTGGTTTCTGGCGACCCGCCACAGCGCCGCGACGTCGCTCGGCTCGATCGATATCGGCCTCATCCGCTACGGCATTCCGGCGCTTGCGCTTTCGCCCGTCTGGCTTCGCATCGGTCTGCTGCCGAAGGGCGTGCCGCTCTATCTGCTGGCGGTCATGGTCGCCGGCTGCGGCGCGGTCTTCTTTCTGGTGACGACGCTTGCCATTCACTCCACACCGGCGGCCTCCTCCGGCATCCTGCTCGGCGGCTCGATGCCGCTTGCCACCGCACTGATCGGCATTGTGCTGTTTCGGGAACGGCCGGATGTCACGCGCCTCGCCGGGCTGGCCGCCATAGTCGGCGGGGTCCTGATCCTGCTTGCCCGCAGCCTTGCCGATGCCTCCCTGCCCTGGACAAGCTTTGTCATGCTGCCGGCCGGCGCCGTGCTCTGGGCAAGCTACACCCATGCCTTCCGCCGCTCGGGTCTGACGGCCATTCAGGCGAGCGCACTGATTGCCGTCTGGTCCTTCCTGATCATGGCCGTGCTCGCACTCGTCTTCGGTATCTCGCTGCCGCAGGCCCCGCTTCCGGAAATCGGCCTGCAGGTGTTGAGCCAGGGCATTCTGTCGGGCCTCGTCGCCATGGTCGCCTATGGCACGGCCGTTCGTACCCTCGGCGGAACACAGGCCGCCGCCTTCACGGCGCTGACGCCCGTTCTTGCCACGCTCGGCGGCGGCCTCCTGCTTGGCGAAGCAATTGGCGTTGCCGAAATCAGCGCCGCCGTGATCACCGGCATCGGCGTCGCACTTTCGACGGGGATTGCCGCGCGACGCTGACCGTCAGCCGCGACCGACAATACGAAGCCGCCGACAGCCATTGCTGCGGCGGCTTTTCAGTGTGTTCTCGGTCGTTCAGGCCTGGATGACGACGACCCTGGCGCCGACCTCGACGCGGCTATAGAGGTCGATCACATCGTGGTTCATCATGCGGATACAGCCGCTCGACATGGCGAGACCGATCGATTCCGGCTGATTGGTGCCGTGAATGCGGAAATGCGTGTCGTTGCCGCCGCGATAGAGATACATCGCCCGCGCGCCGAGCGGGTTGTTCGGGCCGCCCGGCATGCCGCCCGCAAGCCTGCGATAGCGTTCCTCGCGGCGCTGCATGTTTTCCGTCGGCGTCCAACTCGGCCACTCGGCCTTGCGCCCGATATAGGCGTTGCCGGCAAATGCCAGTCCCTCGCGGCCGACACCGACGCCATATCGCATCGCCCTGTTGTCACCGAGGACGTAGTAGGCGCGACGCGCCGGCGTGTCGATGACGATCGTGCCCGGCGCATGCGCGCTTTCATAGGCCACTTCCTGGCGGCGAAGTTCCGGCTTGATCTTGTCGATCGGCACCTGCCTCAGCGGAAACTTTTCATCCGGAAGCGCGGCATAATTCGTCTGGCTGTTCAAGCCGGTCGAGGAGCAGCCGGCGACGAAGAGCGGCAAAGCGATCAGAAAACCCCGGCGGGAGATCGTCATGAATGTGTCCTTAGCGCGTCAACAAGATGTCGCAAGCTAAGGAATTTATGGTTAACGAACGGCTAACAGCAGCCGCCGAAAGGCGATCACGAAGACGTCAGCGGTCGAAACAACCGCCGATGTCCGGCGCTCCACCTCACATATTCGGATAGACTGGCCCCTCGCCGCCCTGCGGCGGCACCCAGTTGATGTTCTGGTTGGGGTCCTTGATGTCGCAGGTCTTGCAGTGCACGCAGTTCTGGGCGTTGATGACGAAGGTCTTGTCGCCATCCTTCTCCACCCATTCGTAAACGCCGGCCGGACAGTAGCGGGTCGACGGGCCGGCATAGACGCCGAGTTCGGAGCTCTTCTGCAGCCCCATGTCCTTGACCTGCAGATGCACCGGCTGGTCTTCCTCGTGATTGGTGTTCGACAGGAACACCGACGACAGGCGGTCGAAGGTCAGGACGCCATCCGGCTTGGGATAGGCGATCGGCTGGTGATTGGCGGCCGGCTCCAGCGACTGCGCATCGGTCTTGCCGTGACCAAGCGTACCGAAGAAGGAAAATCCGAACAGCGTGTTGGTCCACATGTCGAGGCCGCCAAGTGCCACGCCAATCGCGGTGCCGAACTTCGACCACAGCGGCTTGACGTTGCGCACCCGCTTCAGATCCTTGCCGATGTCGCCTTTGCGCCATTCATTCTCGATCTCGACAACCTCGTCGTGGCTGCGGCCGGATGCGATCGCCGCCGCCACCCTCTCGGCCGCCAGCATGCCCGACAGCACCGCATTATGGCTGCCCTTGATGCGCGGCACGTTGACGAGGCCGGCCGAACAGCCGATCAGCGCGCCGCCGGGGAAGGAAAGCTTCGGCACCGACTGATAACCGCCCTCGGTGATCGCACGCGCCCCATAGGACAGCCGCTTGCCGCCCTCGAAGGTTCCCCGGATCGCCGGATGCGTCTTGAAGCGCTGGAACTCCTCGAAGGGATAGAGATAGGGGTTTTTGTAATTGAGGTGGACGACGAAGCCGACCGCCACCAGATTGTCTTCGAGGTGGTAGAGGAAGGAACCGCCGCCGGTCTTCATGCCGAGCGGCCAGCCGAAGGAGTGCTGCACCAGGCCCCGCCTGTGATTCTCGGGCTTCACCTGCCAGAGCTCCTTGATGCCGATGCCGAATTTCTGCGGCTCGCGATCCTTCTGCAGATCGAACCTGGCGATCAGCTGCTTGGCGAGCGAACCGCGCACGCCTTCACCGATCAGCGTATATTTGCCGCGCAGCTCCATGCCGCGGGTGTAGTTCGGGCCGGGCTCGCCGTTCTTCTCGATGCCCATGTCGCCGGTGGCGACGCCGATAACCCCACCCTTGTCGTCATAGAGCACTTCGGTTGCGGCAAAGCCCGGATAGATCTCGACGCCGAGCTCCTCCGCCTTGCCGGCCAGCCAGCGACAGACGTTGCCGAGCGACACGATGTAGTTGCCGTGATTGTTCATCAAGGGCGGCATCAACACATTCGGCAGACGGATCGAGCCGGCCGGGCCGAGCACCAGGAAGTGATCTGCCGTCACCTCGGTCCTGAAGGGATGATCGGCTTCCTCGCGCCAGCCGGGCAGCAGCCGGTCGATGCCGACCGGATCGACGACGGCGCCGGACAGGATATGGGCGCCGACCTCCGCGCCCTTTTCCAAGACCACGACCGACAGTTCCGGATCGACCTGCTTCAGCCGGATCGCCGCCGCCAGACCGGCAGGACCGGCGCCGACGATCACAACGTCGAATTCCATGCTCTCGCGTTCGGGCAGCTCAGTCGTCTCGGTCATTCATTCGTCTCCGCTCGGCCAGTGGCCATCATCCCATGGCCACTGTCTTGTCAAAACCGCGACGCATTGTCGAGCCGGGATGCGACAGCCAATCCTCAATTCGCACAAAGACATTTCTGCCGATACGAGAGTTACAATAACGCTTACGTTAACGTCAATTGCGAAACCAGCGAGACCCAACCCTCCCTTTCCTTTTTCGTCGCCCGCGCCTTATACATCCCTCGAAGACATCGGAGAAGATCATGGATCTCGGTATCAAGGGAAAACGGGCGCTCGTTCTCGCCTCCTCGCGCGGGCTTGGCCTCGGCATCGCCGCGGCACTCGCGCGCGAAGGCGCAAACGTGCTGTTGTGCGGGCGCAGTGGCGAACAGCTGGAGGCCAATTGCGCGGCGATCAACAACGAAGGCAATGGCCGGGCCGACTGGATCTGGGCTGATCTTGGCGACGAGCGCTTTGTCGAGACGGCAACGACGGCGGTGAAGGAGAAGTTCGGCGGCCTCGACATCCTCGTCAACAATACCGGCGGACCAACGCCCGGCACGACCGAAGAGATGACGGCCGAAAAGCTCGAAACCTATTTCCTCTCCATGGTCGCGCGGGTGATCACGCTCACCAACGCGCTGCTGCCTGATATGAAGGCGCAAGGCTGGGGCCGCATCCTGACGGTCGCCTCATCAGGCGTGATCGAACCGATCCCCAACCTGGCCCTGTCGAACACGCTGCGCCCGGCGCTTGCCGGCTGGAGCAAGACGCTTGCCTCCGAAGTGGCGAGCTTCGGCATCACCACCAACCTGCTTCTGCCGGGCAGCATCTTGACGAGGCGGCTCGACGATCTTGACGGCGCCGCGGCAAAGCGGACGGGCAAAAGCCTCGAGGAAATTCGCGCCGACAAGGAGGCGCGCATTCCCGTCGGCCGCTATGGCAGGGTCGAGGAATTTGCCGCAACGGCCGCCTTCCTGTGCAGCCAGCCCGCAAGCTACATTACCGGCTCGCTGATCCGCTGCGACGGCGGCGCGGCACGGTCCGTCTAGAGCCGCTCAGGCCGCACGGGCCGCCGCGGCGGCCCAGGTCGCCGCGCTCCGGATCATCTGTTCGACATTGGCCGGATCGTCGGCGAGTTCGGCGAGTTCGGAAAGCCGATGGAAGCCGGTCAGGATCGCAATACGCCGTCGGTCGAGCCTGCGTCCGGTCAGGAATTCATAGGCCGAGACGATGCGCGCGGTCAGATCGGGCGAGATGAAGTTTGAATAGATGAACTCCTGGTGCAATGGACCAAAACCTGAATCGGCGAAATCGTAAATGCCGTTGAGCCTACCCTGCCGATAGTCGAAGGCCATATTCCAGCCGTGACCGTCGAAGAAACCGTAGATGTTGCCGTAGGGATCCGGCGGCAAGGCTTCGAAATCCGAAACAACGGTCTCGGCAAAGCCTTTGATATCAGCCGGCAGCACCGGCAAAGCCTTCGTTCGAACCGCCTCTGGCGATTGCCATGGCTGGATCGCTCCGGCGCCGGCCGCCCGCACGCGATCGGCATCGAGCGCGTGCAGTTCGGCGTAGAAACGCGAGAGATCCTCCGCCAGGCGCTGGCGGTCGCCCTGCCCGAGCGCATCGTAATCTTCGGCAATGAGATGTTGCCCCTCGAGCTTGGCATGGCTGGAGAAGATCGGCGGCCCGTCGTGAATGCGCATGTCGGGCACCGCCATTGACAGCGACGGTCGAACGATATCGAGCAAGGCGGCTTCCTTCACGAGCGCTCTTTCGGCGCCGATATGGCGGGGAAACTTGAAAATCAGCGTGTCGTCGACGTCGACCGCCATCGAATCCCAGCCCTTTGCCGCGAGCTTGAAAACGGAGCCCGTCAGTTCAGGAAACACGCTTGTGATGAGGGTGCGAAATTCGCTGACGTTCAACTCTGTCATGACGACCTGCCTTTTCTGTTTCCCTGTTCCTTGGGTGCAGGCGAGCAGCATCGGCCCGTCGGGAACTGTCGGCGTGCAGCCGCCGAAGCCGCGCCAAGTGGCACCCGGACTATATTAGTACAATTTGAATATTACGGAACATTCATTACAAAAATTTAAGCCGTTATAACCACTTAGTGATCGCGACACGGGAATTATGTCCTTTTTGCGCCGCAATATAAGCTGCTCAATCAAGCATAAATTCGCACCCTTGCTCGAACCCCGGTCTCGCCCATGAAGAAATTTTGGATCACCGTCAGTTTTGTCGCAATCGCCGCGGTCGGCGTTTGGCAATTCGGGAATCTGGTCCCCTATGCCGCGCACATTCCCTACCTCTCGCAGCTCATCAAGCAGCCGGCCGGCGGCAATGGCGGCAGGCAGGCACAGGGCGATCAGACGCAGACCAATCAGGCGCCGACCGACCAGGCCGAGAATGGCGGGCAACACCAGGGTGGCGGGCGCAGACGCGGCGGCGGTCCGACCGTCGTCAAAACAGTCGCTGCGGTGAAAACGACGCTGCCGACGGATGTCACCGCGTCCGGCTGGGCCGATGCCGACGACAATACGACCATGGCCGCACAGGAACAGGGCCTGATCGTCAGCATCAATGCGCAGGATGGAGCCACCGTCAAAGCCGGCGATCTGATCGCCAAGCTCGACGACCGGACGGCGAAGGCGGCGGTCGACAAGGACAATGCGATGATCGTCCGGGATACGGCAACGCTTTCGGAAGCGGAGACGGCCCTGGTTCGCGCACAGGACCTGTTCGACCAGAAGGCCGGCACCCAGCAGAGCCTCGACCAGGCAAGAGCTGCCCGCGACACCGCCACGGCCACAGTCGAGGCTGACAAGGCCACCCTCGCCTCGGATCAAATCATCCTCGAGAATACGGATATCCGGGCGCCCTTCGACGGCCGGCTCGGCGATATTGCCGTCAGCAAGGGCGCCTTCCTCAATGCCGGCTCGGCAATCGTCACCATCGCGAAATACGACCCGATCTATGTGAAATTCCACCTGCAGGAGCGCTATTTGCGCGCCCTGAAGAAGGCGCTGGCAGTCGGTCCGGTTGAAGTCAGCACGGTTCCCGCCTCCGCCAAGGGGCAAGTCCGCAAGGGCGAAATCAGCTTCTACGACAACACGGTCGATACCGCCTCCGGCACGATCTTGGCCAAGGCACAGTTCGAGAATGCCTCCGGTGCGCTCTGGCCCGGCCAATCGGTCAACATCGTCGTGCACTTCAACAACGACGAACAGCAGGTTGTGGTGCCGACGGTTGCCGTCAGTCCCGGCCCCGACGGGTTCTTCGCCTTTGTCACCAAAGACGGCAAATCACATCTGACACCGGTCACCGTCGCCCGCGCCAATGGCGGCTTCACTGCCATCGAATCCGGGCTTCAGGCAGGCGACCATGTCGTGGTCGAAGGCCAGGGTCAGCTCAGCGACCAGCAGACGATCAACGAGCAGTTCGACGACAAGACGCTTGACGTCGCGTCTGCCGAAGCGACTCGGCAACCGCAGCAGTCCGAGACGATCGCGGTGGGAGCGCAGCAATGATCCCGAATTTCTGTATCCAGCGCCCCGTCGCGACGACGCTGCTTGCCATCGGCGTCATTCTGGCCGGTCTTGCCGGCTACCGGCTCGTGCCGGTTGCAGCCCTGCCGCAGGTCGATTTTCCGACGATCAACGTGTCGGCGCAGCTGAGCGGCGCCTCGCCGCAGACGATGGCGACCTCCGTTGCCACGCCGCTGATCAAGCAGTTCGAGACCATTCCCGGGATCAGCGAAATCAGCGCCTCGAGCTCGCTCGGCAGCACCAGCATCGTGCTGCAGTTCGATCTCAACCGCGATATCGATGCGGCCGCTGCCGACGTGCAGGCGGCGATCTCACACGCGACCCGGCAGCTGCCCGACAACCTGACGACACCACCGAGCTATCGCAAGACCAACCCCGCCGATGCGCCTGTGATGCTGCTTTCCGTGCAGAGCAACACCATGCCCCGCAGCAAGCTCGACGAGATCGCCGAGGACATCATCTCGCCATCGCTTTCGACGCTGCCCGGCGTTGCCCAGGTGAGCGTCTATGGGGCGCAGACCTACGCCGTGCGCGTCGAAGTCGACCCCAACAAGCTGCTCACCCGCGGCATCGGCATCGATACCGTCAACAAGGCGCTTGCTGCCGCCAACAGCCAGCAGCCTGTCGGCACGCTGCAGAATAATTCGCAGAGCATGACCATCACCGCGAACACGCAGCGCACCAATGCCGAACAATTCCGATCGCTCGTCATTGCCAATCCGAACGGTGCGCCGATCCATCTCGGCGACGTCGCCGATGTGCAGGATGGGGTCGAGAACCAGTATACCGGCAGCTGGTATGATGGCCAGCGCGGCATC from Rhizobium sp. NLR16a includes:
- a CDS encoding aminoglycoside phosphotransferase family protein, with product MTELNVSEFRTLITSVFPELTGSVFKLAAKGWDSMAVDVDDTLIFKFPRHIGAERALVKEAALLDIVRPSLSMAVPDMRIHDGPPIFSSHAKLEGQHLIAEDYDALGQGDRQRLAEDLSRFYAELHALDADRVRAAGAGAIQPWQSPEAVRTKALPVLPADIKGFAETVVSDFEALPPDPYGNIYGFFDGHGWNMAFDYRQGRLNGIYDFADSGFGPLHQEFIYSNFISPDLTARIVSAYEFLTGRRLDRRRIAILTGFHRLSELAELADDPANVEQMIRSAATWAAAAARAA
- a CDS encoding efflux RND transporter periplasmic adaptor subunit; translated protein: MKKFWITVSFVAIAAVGVWQFGNLVPYAAHIPYLSQLIKQPAGGNGGRQAQGDQTQTNQAPTDQAENGGQHQGGGRRRGGGPTVVKTVAAVKTTLPTDVTASGWADADDNTTMAAQEQGLIVSINAQDGATVKAGDLIAKLDDRTAKAAVDKDNAMIVRDTATLSEAETALVRAQDLFDQKAGTQQSLDQARAARDTATATVEADKATLASDQIILENTDIRAPFDGRLGDIAVSKGAFLNAGSAIVTIAKYDPIYVKFHLQERYLRALKKALAVGPVEVSTVPASAKGQVRKGEISFYDNTVDTASGTILAKAQFENASGALWPGQSVNIVVHFNNDEQQVVVPTVAVSPGPDGFFAFVTKDGKSHLTPVTVARANGGFTAIESGLQAGDHVVVEGQGQLSDQQTINEQFDDKTLDVASAEATRQPQQSETIAVGAQQ